One Edaphobacter flagellatus genomic region harbors:
- a CDS encoding DUF6982 domain-containing protein produces MSSAHKKVIVRRFVGDTVPGYLTLSHIVRAQSNPRVIDLLDLSGRILTLPLSEIKYICYVRDFNLNDPLNPERLTRRTFLARPRTEGLWLRLTFRGSSPNPATTTEADIFEGLAPIDLSLADDLIDDSGIFLIPPDIRSNTQRIYVPRTAIADLQLIAVITTPSRKKPLPRSTATPTLQEDLFHNLPPSARPN; encoded by the coding sequence ATGTCCTCGGCGCACAAAAAAGTTATCGTCCGGCGGTTCGTCGGGGACACCGTCCCCGGCTATCTGACTCTATCGCATATCGTTCGCGCCCAATCCAATCCCCGCGTCATCGATCTGCTCGACCTCTCCGGACGCATCCTCACCCTCCCCCTCTCCGAGATCAAATACATCTGCTACGTCCGCGACTTTAATCTCAACGACCCCCTCAACCCCGAGCGCCTCACCCGCCGCACCTTCCTTGCCCGGCCCCGCACCGAAGGCCTCTGGCTTCGCCTCACCTTCCGCGGCTCCTCCCCTAATCCCGCCACCACAACCGAGGCCGACATCTTCGAAGGCCTCGCTCCCATCGACCTCTCCCTCGCCGACGACCTGATCGACGACTCCGGCATCTTCCTCATCCCGCCCGATATCCGCTCCAACACCCAGCGCATCTATGTTCCGCGTACGGCCATCGCCGATCTGCAGCTGATCGCCGTCATCACCACGCCGTCGCGCAAGAAGCCGCTGCCGCGCTCCACCGCTACCCCCACCCTCCAGGAAGACCTCTTCCACAATCTCCCGCCCAGCGCCCGACCAAACTAA
- the lpxD gene encoding UDP-3-O-(3-hydroxymyristoyl)glucosamine N-acyltransferase: protein MKLEDLALHLGATLQGDPAAVISGLAGIEEAGPGHLTFVANPKYAALAKTTRASAILVEPDFPAVSAATLRLKNPYLAFARAIELFYQPPAYAPGIHPTAVIAPTAKVGTNAHIGAYAVIGDHVTLGDNAVLLPHVVIYPHAHIGNNFFAHAHAVVREYCQLGDYVVLQNGAIIGADGFGFAKQSDGSWYKIVQSGPAVLEDAVEVQANACIDRASIGETRIHTGAKVDNLVQVGHGSTVGQNTLLCAQVGLAGSTTIGKSVILAGQVGVAGHCTVGDGAIATAQSGIPNDVEPGKMVSGYPAIDNRQWLRTVAAVNRLPDLLRNLKSSAKNNEK from the coding sequence ATGAAGCTTGAAGACTTGGCCCTGCACCTTGGAGCCACCCTCCAGGGTGACCCCGCCGCCGTCATCTCCGGCCTCGCCGGTATCGAGGAAGCCGGCCCCGGCCACCTCACCTTCGTCGCCAACCCCAAATACGCGGCACTTGCCAAAACCACCCGCGCCTCAGCCATCCTCGTCGAACCCGATTTCCCCGCAGTCTCCGCCGCCACCCTGCGGCTCAAGAACCCCTACCTCGCTTTCGCCCGCGCCATCGAGCTCTTCTACCAGCCGCCTGCCTACGCCCCCGGCATCCACCCCACCGCAGTGATCGCACCAACAGCCAAAGTAGGCACAAACGCCCACATCGGGGCCTACGCCGTAATAGGCGATCACGTCACTCTCGGCGACAACGCCGTCCTGCTGCCGCATGTTGTCATCTACCCACACGCGCACATAGGCAACAACTTCTTCGCACACGCCCACGCCGTCGTCCGCGAATACTGCCAGCTTGGCGATTATGTCGTCCTCCAAAATGGAGCCATCATCGGAGCCGACGGCTTCGGCTTCGCCAAGCAATCCGACGGCAGCTGGTACAAGATCGTTCAGTCCGGTCCGGCCGTCCTCGAAGATGCTGTCGAGGTTCAGGCCAACGCCTGCATCGACCGCGCCTCCATCGGCGAAACCCGCATCCACACCGGGGCAAAGGTCGACAATCTCGTCCAGGTCGGCCACGGCTCCACCGTCGGCCAGAACACCCTTCTCTGCGCCCAGGTTGGCCTCGCCGGGTCCACCACCATCGGCAAATCCGTCATCCTCGCCGGCCAGGTCGGCGTAGCCGGCCACTGCACCGTCGGCGACGGAGCCATCGCTACCGCACAGAGCGGCATCCCCAACGATGTCGAACCCGGCAAGATGGTTAGCGGCTACCCGGCCATCGACAACCGTCAATGGCTCCGTACCGTTGCTGCCGTCAACCGGCTCCCAGACTTGCTCCGTAACCTCAAGTCTTCGGCCAAAAATAATGAAAAATAA
- a CDS encoding response regulator → MSSNIRASNVRVLLLDDEPTNLHLRTAILRQHGYHCIPASTIEEATEVFNSIDIAVLDYHLGSGQFGTEVATSLRRTRPHVPIIILSATLERHFGGAEDMHLLKGYSSVDDLLAALSALEAKRRGVPVVVDARDFFYSRIAMAIGSDVLVQIFDDRGIWMHCNDAAADYLGQSRDWFPGRCVFDEMPTLMRDWREVLKTVSLTRETYIDRTRRGLLALPKTGEQNVTWSVLAFPITLHDNRSGVVLTARILERTPSLYA, encoded by the coding sequence GTGTCCAGCAACATCCGCGCTTCTAATGTTCGTGTCCTCCTGCTCGATGACGAGCCCACGAACCTTCATCTCCGCACCGCCATCCTCCGCCAGCACGGCTACCATTGCATCCCCGCCTCAACCATCGAAGAGGCCACCGAAGTCTTCAACTCAATCGACATCGCCGTCCTCGACTATCACCTCGGCTCCGGACAGTTCGGCACCGAAGTCGCCACCAGTCTTCGCCGCACCCGCCCCCACGTCCCCATCATCATCCTTTCAGCCACCCTCGAACGGCATTTCGGCGGAGCCGAGGACATGCACCTCCTCAAAGGTTATAGCTCCGTAGATGATCTTCTGGCTGCGCTCAGCGCCCTCGAGGCCAAGCGCCGCGGCGTCCCAGTCGTCGTCGATGCCCGCGACTTCTTCTACTCCCGCATTGCCATGGCCATCGGCTCTGATGTTCTTGTCCAGATCTTCGACGACCGCGGCATCTGGATGCACTGCAACGACGCTGCCGCCGACTACCTCGGCCAATCGCGCGACTGGTTTCCCGGACGTTGCGTCTTCGACGAGATGCCCACCCTGATGCGCGACTGGCGCGAGGTCCTCAAAACCGTCTCCCTCACCCGCGAGACCTACATCGACCGCACCCGCCGCGGACTGCTCGCTCTGCCCAAGACCGGCGAGCAGAACGTCACCTGGAGTGTCCTCGCCTTTCCCATCACCCTCCACGACAACCGCTCCGGAGTCGTTCTCACCGCCCGCATCCTCGAACGCACCCCCAGCCTCTACGCCTGA
- a CDS encoding aldo/keto reductase — protein sequence MSMEKVKLGSQGAVVSRMGLGCMGMSEFYGERNDAESAATILRALDLGINFLDTADTYGIGDNEELVGRTIKPRRDEFFVATKFANIRKKDDPTYWQISGKPEYVKQACEASLQRLGVDYIDLYYQHRVDPEVPIEDTVGAMADLVKAGKVKYLGLSEASPATIRRAHKVHPITALQTEYSLWERHVEAEILPTVRELGIGFVPYSPLGRGFLTGAFRSKSDFSAGDFRAERYPRFTGENFDRNQVLVDRVREIAARRGATPGQLALAWVLAKGNDLVPIPGTKRRKYLEENAGAADIKLTAAEVAELEAAIPQEEIAGDRYTVAQMQRIDQSR from the coding sequence ATGAGCATGGAAAAAGTAAAACTAGGTTCACAGGGCGCAGTCGTCTCCCGCATGGGACTCGGCTGCATGGGCATGAGCGAGTTCTACGGCGAGCGCAACGACGCCGAATCCGCAGCTACCATCCTCCGCGCACTCGACCTCGGTATCAACTTTCTCGACACCGCCGACACCTATGGCATCGGTGATAACGAAGAGCTGGTTGGACGCACCATCAAGCCGCGCCGCGACGAGTTCTTCGTTGCCACCAAGTTCGCCAACATCCGCAAAAAAGACGATCCCACCTACTGGCAGATCAGTGGCAAACCCGAGTACGTCAAGCAAGCCTGCGAAGCTTCGCTCCAGCGCCTCGGCGTCGACTACATCGACCTCTACTACCAACACCGCGTCGATCCCGAGGTTCCTATCGAAGACACCGTCGGCGCCATGGCCGACCTCGTCAAAGCCGGCAAAGTGAAGTATCTCGGCCTCTCTGAAGCCTCTCCGGCAACGATCCGACGCGCCCACAAGGTTCACCCCATCACCGCACTCCAGACCGAATACTCCCTTTGGGAGCGCCACGTGGAAGCCGAGATCCTGCCCACCGTCCGCGAACTCGGCATCGGCTTCGTTCCCTACTCGCCTCTCGGCCGCGGCTTCCTCACCGGAGCCTTCAGGAGCAAGTCCGACTTCAGCGCTGGAGATTTCCGGGCCGAGCGCTACCCACGATTCACCGGAGAGAACTTCGACCGAAATCAGGTCCTCGTCGACCGCGTACGCGAAATCGCAGCGCGCCGCGGAGCCACGCCCGGACAGCTCGCCCTCGCCTGGGTGCTCGCCAAGGGCAACGACCTCGTCCCCATCCCCGGCACCAAGCGCAGAAAGTACCTCGAAGAAAACGCAGGCGCAGCCGACATCAAACTCACCGCTGCCGAAGTAGCCGAGCTCGAAGCAGCCATTCCACAGGAAGAGATCGCGGGCGACCGCTACACTGTCGCGCAGATGCAGCGCATCGATCAGTCAAGATAA
- the tmk gene encoding dTMP kinase yields the protein MQRGYFITFEGLDGSGKTTQLRRLAASLESEGHKVVTLRQPGGTALGDRIRSILLDSRSEESLGAIAPLAEMALMFADRAQSIHQIILPALDAGAIVLCDRYTDSSEAYQGAGRELGSERILSMHRAVCNNLQPDLTLLLLPSLASSLHRARRRNQRTTQQKGADEGRFEREDDAFYTRIYQAYEAIAAREPERVAAIRDDAGIDQIEARIREIVSARIPASVP from the coding sequence ATGCAGCGCGGATACTTCATCACCTTCGAAGGCCTCGACGGCTCCGGCAAAACCACACAGCTTCGCCGCCTCGCCGCCTCGCTTGAGTCCGAAGGCCACAAAGTCGTTACCCTCCGTCAGCCGGGAGGCACGGCCCTCGGCGACCGCATCCGCTCCATCCTGCTCGATTCGCGCTCCGAAGAATCACTCGGCGCCATCGCACCGCTCGCCGAGATGGCGCTCATGTTCGCCGACCGTGCCCAGTCCATCCACCAGATCATCCTGCCTGCACTCGACGCCGGGGCCATCGTCCTCTGCGACCGCTATACCGATTCGTCCGAGGCCTACCAGGGCGCAGGACGTGAGCTTGGCAGCGAGCGCATCCTCTCGATGCACCGCGCCGTCTGCAACAACCTGCAGCCCGACCTCACGCTGCTGCTACTGCCCTCGCTCGCCTCATCACTCCACCGCGCCCGCCGTCGCAACCAGCGCACCACGCAGCAGAAAGGCGCCGACGAGGGTCGTTTCGAACGGGAAGACGATGCGTTCTACACGCGCATCTATCAAGCGTATGAAGCCATCGCCGCACGCGAACCTGAACGCGTTGCCGCCATCCGCGACGACGCCGGTATCGATCAGATCGAAGCCCGCATCCGCGAAATCGTCTCTGCCCGTATTCCCGCCTCTGTTCCGTAA
- a CDS encoding cytochrome P450, which yields MSKHWNFPPGLPLSLPFYAFKPWVKLGEPIRLFEYLHRTYGPIAHYRFMSTPIIFINEPDYIREVLVTQAASFVKERTVRRMKILLGEGLITSDDPVHIRQRRIVAPAFHRQRISAYADEIVRSAEAHSSQWREGEIIDISAAMMSLSLEITARTLFNTQVTDDIRRINDEVNSIMEIYNFLIAFPRMEAVLDLPFPVPIRRINAFRRSKARLDEVVTRLIAEHRTSGEDKGDLLSMLIASHDEDGSVLTNSQIRDEVLTIFLAGYETTANALAWTWYLLSQNPEAEAKLHAEIDLVLHGRLPTLADYPNLRYTEQVFAESMRLYPPAWAMGRMSTQPVELGPYRIPAGAHFFMSQYIVSRTEKFYPDPLRFDPDRFTPEAKASRPRFTYFPFGAGSRQCIGESFAWMEGVLAIARIASRWRMHYMASTPPVPQAKITLRPRDAMPMRLSLRSIG from the coding sequence ATGAGCAAACATTGGAATTTTCCGCCGGGCCTTCCTCTCTCGCTACCCTTCTACGCCTTCAAGCCCTGGGTCAAGCTCGGCGAACCCATTCGTCTCTTCGAATACCTCCACCGTACCTACGGACCCATCGCGCACTACCGGTTCATGAGCACGCCCATCATCTTCATTAACGAGCCCGACTACATCCGCGAAGTCCTCGTCACCCAGGCTGCGTCTTTTGTTAAAGAGCGCACTGTCCGTCGCATGAAGATTCTGCTCGGTGAAGGACTCATTACTTCAGACGACCCTGTTCATATCCGCCAGCGCCGTATCGTCGCTCCTGCCTTTCACCGGCAGCGCATCTCCGCCTATGCCGATGAGATTGTGCGTAGTGCGGAAGCACATTCCTCTCAATGGCGTGAGGGCGAGATCATCGATATCTCTGCTGCCATGATGTCCCTGTCTCTTGAGATAACCGCTCGCACGCTCTTCAACACGCAGGTCACGGACGACATCCGACGCATCAACGACGAAGTCAATTCCATCATGGAGATCTACAACTTCCTCATCGCGTTCCCGCGCATGGAAGCTGTACTCGATCTCCCCTTCCCGGTTCCCATCCGCCGCATCAACGCCTTCCGGCGCTCGAAGGCTCGCCTCGACGAGGTCGTAACGCGACTCATCGCCGAGCATCGCACCTCAGGCGAAGACAAAGGAGATCTGCTCTCCATGCTCATCGCGTCGCACGACGAAGATGGCTCCGTGCTCACGAATTCGCAGATTCGCGACGAAGTCCTCACCATCTTCCTGGCCGGTTACGAAACCACCGCAAACGCGCTGGCCTGGACCTGGTATCTCCTCTCGCAGAATCCCGAAGCTGAAGCCAAGCTCCATGCCGAGATCGACCTGGTCCTTCATGGCCGTCTGCCCACCCTGGCCGACTACCCAAACCTCCGCTACACCGAGCAGGTCTTTGCGGAATCCATGAGGCTCTACCCACCGGCATGGGCTATGGGACGCATGTCGACTCAGCCCGTCGAACTCGGCCCGTACCGCATTCCAGCCGGTGCCCACTTCTTCATGAGTCAATACATTGTCAGCCGGACGGAAAAGTTTTACCCGGACCCGCTTCGCTTCGATCCCGATCGGTTCACACCCGAGGCCAAAGCATCTCGCCCGCGCTTTACTTACTTTCCCTTCGGCGCAGGCTCACGCCAGTGTATCGGCGAAAGCTTTGCGTGGATGGAAGGCGTCCTTGCCATCGCGAGGATTGCGTCACGATGGCGCATGCATTACATGGCCTCTACGCCACCCGTTCCGCAGGCGAAAATCACTCTTCGCCCGAGAGATGCCATGCCCATGCGCCTCAGTCTGCGCTCGATAGGCTAA
- a CDS encoding YbhB/YbcL family Raf kinase inhibitor-like protein: MRLWSRSFKDGGVIPGEFAFAVPDAANHVALSANRNPELEWADVPEGTKSFVLIAHDPDVPSKGDDVNKQDREVPASLPRVDFYHWILLDIPASTRKIAAGSHSDGVTARGKSGPAAEGGMRHGVNNYTEWFAGDASMEGDYYGYDGPCPPWNDSIVHHYIFTVYALDVPHIHVDGRLTGVAVHEAMKGHVLTKASVMGKYSLNPRVEVK; encoded by the coding sequence ATGCGACTGTGGAGCAGAAGTTTCAAGGATGGCGGCGTCATTCCTGGCGAGTTTGCGTTTGCTGTGCCGGATGCGGCGAACCATGTTGCGCTAAGCGCGAATCGTAATCCGGAGCTGGAGTGGGCCGATGTGCCGGAGGGAACGAAGTCGTTTGTGCTGATCGCGCATGATCCCGATGTGCCGAGCAAGGGCGACGATGTGAACAAACAAGACCGCGAGGTTCCGGCATCGCTGCCGCGCGTGGATTTTTATCACTGGATTCTGTTGGATATTCCGGCGAGCACAAGGAAGATCGCGGCGGGCAGCCATAGTGATGGTGTGACGGCTCGCGGGAAGAGTGGACCTGCGGCTGAGGGTGGCATGCGGCATGGGGTGAACAACTACACGGAGTGGTTTGCCGGGGACGCGAGCATGGAAGGGGATTATTACGGCTATGACGGGCCGTGTCCTCCGTGGAACGATTCGATCGTGCACCACTACATTTTCACGGTATATGCGCTGGATGTTCCGCATATTCACGTAGACGGCAGGCTGACGGGTGTAGCTGTGCATGAGGCGATGAAGGGGCATGTGCTGACGAAGGCCAGCGTGATGGGGAAGTACTCACTGAATCCGAGGGTTGAGGTGAAGTAG
- a CDS encoding energy transducer TonB translates to MRVSSGVMAGRLIHREMPQYPAVKNGDKVAGAQVMHAVISPEGKVERLEWVSGPQIFREPVMDAVRRWTYKPYLLDGRAVWVETTITMNVDFGGM, encoded by the coding sequence GTGCGAGTTTCCTCGGGGGTGATGGCGGGACGTTTGATTCATCGTGAGATGCCGCAGTATCCCGCCGTCAAGAACGGCGACAAGGTAGCCGGTGCGCAGGTGATGCATGCGGTGATCAGTCCAGAGGGTAAAGTGGAGCGGTTGGAGTGGGTGAGTGGTCCGCAGATATTTCGTGAGCCGGTGATGGATGCGGTGCGCCGGTGGACTTACAAGCCGTATCTGCTGGATGGTAGGGCTGTGTGGGTAGAAACGACGATAACGATGAATGTCGATTTTGGCGGCATGTGA
- a CDS encoding RNA-binding S4 domain-containing protein, which translates to MSSVRMDKWLWAARFFKTRALASKACELGRVDWKKGEMTWQPAKAARDVHEGDMLKIKNDSGEFQIEVLGLSEVRGPAAVTQGLYRETDESKAARAAVVEAKKAIPVYERVWESGRPTKRDRRVMNRLRGRQGG; encoded by the coding sequence ATGAGTTCTGTACGGATGGATAAGTGGTTGTGGGCAGCACGATTCTTCAAGACGCGGGCGCTGGCGTCGAAGGCTTGTGAGCTGGGGAGGGTGGACTGGAAGAAGGGCGAAATGACGTGGCAGCCGGCGAAGGCGGCTCGCGATGTTCACGAAGGCGACATGCTGAAGATAAAGAACGATAGCGGCGAGTTTCAGATTGAGGTGCTGGGCCTGAGCGAGGTGCGTGGACCTGCGGCGGTGACGCAGGGTTTATACCGAGAGACGGACGAGAGTAAGGCTGCTCGCGCGGCGGTGGTGGAAGCGAAGAAGGCGATCCCGGTGTATGAGCGTGTGTGGGAGAGTGGACGGCCGACGAAGCGGGACCGCAGAGTAATGAACCGGTTGCGGGGGAGGCAGGGGGGCTGA
- a CDS encoding DNA polymerase III subunit produces the protein MSNAQQYPATFNDFLGNGAAVEHLRTAIAHGRLPHSLILAGPAGAGKYTLALMLAMAIECERQPRDMWSNGQTLASFCGVCSNCTRIASAFPLDDEIDKAVAAREELRDADKKDTRILVQPHPDLLIIPPDPPQLLIKLGQVRSIIHSAHYLPAEAPKKIFIITAASFMKEAANSLLKVLEEPPASAHLILLAENPGELLPTIRSRCALVRLGALPVEELEMLLADRRSDVQPKQRNLIARLAQGAAGKALGFDLAAYTTARADALLLLRQAVTEPDHTALFKMTETYRAGAEGQQKTADLLRTLALLLEDLLLLHAGTPELVRNTDIRADLEKIAQSVTFAWIEQTTRGLDQVWSGMRRNLLRSLSLDAFAGQLATSAR, from the coding sequence TTGAGCAACGCGCAGCAGTATCCGGCAACCTTCAATGACTTCCTCGGCAACGGCGCCGCCGTCGAGCATCTCCGCACCGCCATCGCGCACGGACGTTTGCCCCATTCGCTCATTCTCGCCGGACCGGCCGGAGCAGGAAAATACACCCTCGCCCTGATGCTCGCGATGGCCATCGAGTGCGAACGCCAGCCCCGCGACATGTGGTCCAACGGACAGACCCTCGCCTCCTTCTGCGGCGTCTGCTCCAACTGCACCCGCATCGCCTCCGCCTTCCCCCTCGACGACGAGATCGACAAAGCCGTTGCTGCCCGAGAAGAACTGCGCGATGCCGACAAAAAAGACACGCGCATCCTCGTCCAGCCACACCCCGATTTGCTCATCATTCCGCCCGATCCGCCGCAGCTGCTCATCAAGCTCGGCCAGGTGCGCTCGATCATCCACTCGGCCCACTACCTGCCCGCCGAGGCACCAAAGAAAATCTTCATCATCACCGCCGCCAGCTTCATGAAGGAAGCCGCCAACTCCCTGCTCAAGGTCCTCGAAGAGCCGCCGGCCAGCGCCCACCTCATCCTCCTCGCCGAAAATCCCGGCGAACTGCTCCCCACCATCCGCTCACGCTGCGCGCTCGTCCGCCTCGGCGCGCTACCTGTCGAAGAGCTTGAGATGCTGCTCGCCGACCGCCGCTCCGATGTGCAGCCGAAACAGCGCAACCTCATCGCCCGCCTCGCCCAGGGAGCTGCAGGCAAAGCTCTCGGCTTCGACCTCGCCGCCTACACCACAGCTCGCGCCGATGCCCTGCTCCTCCTCCGCCAGGCCGTGACCGAACCCGATCACACCGCGCTCTTCAAGATGACCGAGACCTATCGCGCCGGAGCCGAAGGCCAGCAGAAGACCGCCGACCTGCTCCGCACCCTGGCGCTCCTGCTCGAAGATCTCCTGCTCCTCCACGCTGGCACACCCGAGCTCGTCCGCAATACGGACATCCGCGCCGACCTCGAAAAGATCGCGCAGTCCGTCACCTTCGCATGGATTGAACAAACGACCCGCGGCCTCGATCAGGTCTGGAGCGGCATGCGCCGCAATCTCCTCCGCTCCCTCTCGCTCGACGCTTTCGCCGGTCAGCTCGCCACAAGCGCCCGCTGA
- a CDS encoding L-threonylcarbamoyladenylate synthase, with protein sequence MSGGKTERLEGSEGVARAAEILRAGGTVAFPTETVYGLGANALDPEAVAKIFAAKERPGWDPVIAHVSDRQMIDRIAQVPAGAEKLMEAFWPGPLTLLLPRTRAVPDSVTAGRPLVGVRMPAHPLALELIRAAGVPLAAPSANRFGRTSPTTAEHVLEDLDGRIDAVLDGGPTSVGVESTVIGPAEDGSHWTMYRPGGVSKEDLERVLGVGAVEIFRPSRTENAPESLPSPGVGIRHYAPRARLLLVFEPSRQKVSARESLVAQIQSSGDAVGVMLPEGWDAAGASFVYRWGPWSDGEMLARRLFAGLRELDERGAAVIVCPVPEMDGIGEAIRDRLRKAAREK encoded by the coding sequence ATGTCCGGTGGAAAAACGGAGCGTCTGGAAGGAAGCGAAGGCGTCGCCCGCGCGGCGGAGATTCTTCGTGCGGGCGGAACGGTGGCGTTTCCGACCGAGACAGTTTATGGGCTTGGCGCGAATGCTCTTGATCCTGAGGCAGTTGCGAAGATTTTTGCTGCCAAGGAGCGTCCTGGCTGGGACCCGGTGATCGCCCATGTCAGCGACAGACAGATGATAGATCGGATCGCGCAGGTTCCTGCTGGCGCAGAGAAGCTGATGGAAGCTTTCTGGCCGGGGCCGCTGACACTGCTTCTGCCGCGGACTCGGGCTGTGCCGGATTCGGTTACGGCAGGCCGGCCACTTGTCGGAGTCAGGATGCCGGCGCATCCGCTGGCGCTGGAATTGATTCGCGCGGCTGGCGTTCCGCTGGCTGCGCCGAGCGCAAACCGCTTCGGCAGGACCAGTCCGACCACTGCGGAGCATGTGCTCGAAGATCTCGACGGCCGCATCGACGCGGTGCTCGATGGGGGGCCGACGAGCGTTGGAGTTGAGTCGACGGTGATCGGGCCCGCGGAGGATGGCTCGCATTGGACGATGTATCGGCCCGGTGGTGTCTCGAAGGAGGATCTGGAGCGCGTTCTGGGCGTGGGTGCGGTCGAGATCTTTCGTCCGTCGAGGACCGAGAATGCGCCGGAGAGTCTGCCTTCGCCGGGAGTTGGAATTCGACATTATGCTCCGCGAGCGCGTCTGTTGCTGGTGTTCGAGCCTTCGCGGCAGAAGGTGTCGGCGCGTGAAAGTCTGGTTGCGCAAATTCAGAGTTCGGGCGATGCGGTTGGCGTTATGTTGCCGGAGGGTTGGGATGCTGCTGGAGCTTCGTTTGTTTATCGCTGGGGGCCGTGGAGCGACGGGGAGATGCTGGCGCGGCGGTTGTTTGCTGGTTTGCGCGAGTTGGATGAACGTGGCGCAGCGGTGATCGTTTGTCCGGTGCCGGAGATGGATGGCATTGGTGAGGCGATTCGCGACCGGTTGCGGAAGGCGGCTCGGGAGAAGTAA
- a CDS encoding class IV adenylate cyclase, with product MANHEIELKFPVSDPTALESRLPELGFHLDTPRTFEQNTLYDTPSRDLRARTEILRIRQYGALWTVTHKRTDTQQNLAESSRYKVRIETETAVADGPALGQIFIQLGYQPVFTYEKYRTEWSTFDAATASTPHLVVDETPIGTFAELEGPPAWIDRALVQLGVDHATCLTDSYGKLFLNWKQRTGSPAENLTFAEVAAPVLAAAH from the coding sequence ATGGCGAACCACGAGATCGAACTCAAGTTCCCCGTTTCCGACCCAACAGCTCTCGAATCGCGTCTTCCTGAGCTTGGCTTTCATCTCGACACGCCACGTACTTTTGAGCAGAACACGCTCTATGACACGCCATCGCGCGACCTCCGCGCCCGCACGGAAATCCTTCGCATTCGCCAATACGGCGCGCTCTGGACCGTGACACACAAACGCACCGACACGCAGCAGAACCTTGCCGAATCCTCCCGCTATAAGGTCCGCATCGAGACGGAGACCGCCGTCGCCGATGGTCCCGCCTTAGGCCAGATATTCATCCAACTCGGTTACCAACCTGTCTTCACGTATGAGAAATACCGCACTGAATGGTCCACCTTTGATGCTGCAACGGCCTCCACGCCTCACCTCGTCGTTGATGAGACGCCGATAGGCACCTTCGCGGAGTTGGAAGGACCGCCCGCCTGGATCGACCGCGCCCTTGTGCAGCTTGGTGTGGATCATGCGACCTGTCTCACCGACAGTTATGGAAAACTTTTCCTGAACTGGAAACAGCGGACCGGCAGTCCGGCAGAAAATCTTACCTTTGCCGAGGTCGCCGCACCAGTGCTTGCTGCCGCCCACTAA
- a CDS encoding energy transducer TonB produces the protein MASVRRLPAHLLVLCALALGAGLAHAAGGSHRAIVSKTPPVYPELARRMHVSGTVVVHLTIQPDGSVSDAKVESGHALLGPAAQDAVRRWRFEPGPDTTDLTVDVNFSGEGH, from the coding sequence TTGGCATCCGTTCGTCGTCTACCCGCACATCTTCTGGTCTTATGCGCCCTCGCCCTGGGAGCCGGGCTGGCCCACGCCGCTGGCGGCTCGCATCGCGCTATCGTTTCCAAAACCCCACCTGTCTATCCGGAGCTGGCACGCCGGATGCATGTCAGCGGAACGGTCGTCGTGCACCTCACCATTCAGCCCGATGGCTCCGTTTCCGATGCAAAGGTTGAATCCGGCCACGCCCTGCTTGGTCCAGCCGCCCAGGACGCCGTTCGTCGCTGGCGCTTCGAGCCGGGCCCTGACACGACCGACCTGACCGTTGATGTCAACTTCTCCGGTGAAGGCCACTAA